GGAGGCCGGCTGGTCCCCTTTCTGCTCGAATCGGGCTATCGAGTCAGATGTCTGGCGCGGAGCCCGAAGAAGTTGAAGGACAGAGGCTGGGCCTCCGAACCGAAGGTTGAGATCGTCGCCGGTGACCTGGTGAACACCGAAACGCTCGGGAAACAGATGCTCGGTTGCAGCGCCGCCTACCACCTCGCGCACTCGATGGTAGTTCGACGAGAGAGCCAGACCACCCAGGACGAGGAGCTCGCATATTGTTTCGCGCAAGCCGCCGCTCGAGCCGGGTGTGAGCGGGTTATCTATCTCGGTGGACTCGCGGAGGCTCGTGAGCATGCGAGCGCACGCTTGCGCTCGCGCACGGAAGTGGAGGCTGCACTCAGGTCGGGCCCAACTCCGGTAACGGTCCTTCGCGCGGGCACAATCATCGGCGCGGGTTCCGCGTCGTTCGAGATTCTGCGCTACCTGGTCGAACGGCAACCGGTGATGGTCGCGCCAAGCTGGGTAGGCCATCCATGCCAGCCGATTGCTGTTCGCAACGTCCTTCAATACCTCGTGTCGGCTCTGGAACGTGCGCCGTCGGCATCATGTTCATTCGACATCGGTGGACCCAAAGTCGTTCCCTACAGAGAGGTGATACAGCACATGGCGAAGGCCCTGGGCCTTCCTCGCCGGCCTGTCCTGCCGGTCCCGCTGATGACCGCGCGAATGGCTGCCCTCTGGATTCATCTCGTGACGCCGGTGAGCTATGGAACTGCGTTGCCCCTCGCGGACGGTCTCCAGATCGGAGCGGTGTGCCGCGACGAAAGCGCCCAACGTTCGATGCCGCAGCGGCTGCTCGGTGTTCGCGAGTCGATTGACGATGCGCTCGGTAAGGTGGCCGCGGGTGCGGTGGAGACCTCGTGGACCGACGCTGGGCTGATTTCAGGCGACCCTGACTGGGCAGGGGGGACCGTATTCGTGCATCGAGAAGAAACCGAGGTCGTCGCGTCAGCGGAAGACCTGTTCCGCAGCGTCTGCAGGATCGGCGGTCGCCACGGCTGGTATGCGGCGGATTCCCTGTGGAGGCTTCGCGGACTCATGGATCGGGTGATAGGCGGACCGGGGCTCGAT
This genomic stretch from Acidobacteriota bacterium harbors:
- a CDS encoding SDR family oxidoreductase, coding for GGRLVPFLLESGYRVRCLARSPKKLKDRGWASEPKVEIVAGDLVNTETLGKQMLGCSAAYHLAHSMVVRRESQTTQDEELAYCFAQAAARAGCERVIYLGGLAEAREHASARLRSRTEVEAALRSGPTPVTVLRAGTIIGAGSASFEILRYLVERQPVMVAPSWVGHPCQPIAVRNVLQYLVSALERAPSASCSFDIGGPKVVPYREVIQHMAKALGLPRRPVLPVPLMTARMAALWIHLVTPVSYGTALPLADGLQIGAVCRDESAQRSMPQRLLGVRESIDDALGKVAAGAVETSWTDAGLISGDPDWAGGTVFVHREETEVVASAEDLFRSVCRIGGRHGWYAADSLWRLRGLMDRVIGGPGLDRGRRSPDQIRHGDALDFWRVTEIEPNRSLILRAEMKVPGEAILEFRMWPMEYRPGMTVLEQTARFTPKGLTGVLYWYSVLPFHGIVFRGMIDGIRRAAEKRAAANSGDPRVSS